The Fusarium oxysporum f. sp. lycopersici 4287 chromosome 1, whole genome shotgun sequence DNA segment GGATTTGAGGTTGCACATTTGGCTCATGTTTTCGAATGCTAACATGCCCGTGCCAGACCTTGCTCTTTGGTTCCAAATCCCACGCCATTGAGCCGCCCTCCGACTCGAACCCATATGATCTCTACCTCACACGACCTTTCGAATCGACACGAACTGCTGAAAAGATACCATACACCGGCTCTCTCTTTGAAAAGCCATCGGGCGCTACTTCGAAGAAACTGAAGACTGGCAAGGCCGACAACACCACTGACGGCAAGCCCGCAAAGTCCAGCAAGAGCGCCCAATCGGGACGAGATTCTGACATCGAGGCTCTTCAAAATGGACTTGCGGCTCATGCTGCTTCTCGGGAGAAGTCGGTCTCACTTGCATCTAGTTTTGGGATGATCATACTGACATGTTTTGAAGGACTCGCGTGGTCGACAGGTTACCAGCGAAGAAGGCAGCTATCAAGAGCAAAAGCAAATTGCTCGACTCAACTCCACGATCGATCCCCCAGTCACCAGGTCAAGTTTCGCTCGGGTCCCTTACACCCAACCCTACGACATCACAGCCCCTTGATCGAGCCAAAGGAGACCGAGCCATGCTGGTGCATGAGCTCGCTGTGCAGGATCGCTCATTTGATTACTTGGCCACGAAGTGGGAAGCCAAGGTGGAAGACATGGAGCCGACGCTTCGAAAAGTTGCCGATGATCTCGACGATAACAAACAAATGGtcactgaagaagaagtcctGGAAGAGACCTTGATGTTTGGAATTATGATTATGATACCCAAGAACTACGACAGAAAGCGATCGACAACGCCGTTCGACAATATGACAAGCAGAGAGTCACCATCTTCAGAGCCAGAGTGGGACAGACTACTACCCAAGGAAGGAGCGAGGAACTGGGCAAGAGTCTAGCCGAGTGCAGGCTAAGATTACAANNNNNNNNNNNNNNNNNNNNNNNNNNNNNNNNNNNNNNNNNNNNNNNNNNNNNNNNNNNNNNNNNNNNNNNNNNNNNNNNNNNNNNNNNNNNNNNNNNNNNNNNNNNNNNNNNNNNNNNNNNNNNNNNNNNNNNNNNNNNNNNNNGGAAATGCCGGATGGAGGCACACGCCTCGAGAGAGTGGGGATTCTCAGGACGCATCGGCCAAGGGTTGGAGGAGAGGCTATGTCGAGGTTCACCTCAAATCCTCTTTCTACTAAGCCCATGAAGCCCACTGCACAGGAGGCCCAGGTCAAGCGCCTCTTGGGTAAATCCAAGGCTAAGACGGCTGCATCAACTGCATCCTCCAAGCCGGCATCCAAGGTGTCTTCGGCTAAAGCATCTCCCACCAAGTCACGGCCCACCGCCGCGCGCAAGGCAAATGGAGGAAGGGTTCTATCGCAGGCCATCATTTCTAACTCGGACACCTCAGAAGATGACGCTGCTCCTATGGTCAAGCCTAAGCCGAAGGCTGTACCTAAACCGGCACCCAAGATGAGGGACACGGTCGTTGCCAAACCTCGACCTGTGGTAAGGGAGCCGATGAAGCAGCAGATTACGGCCAAGCGACCTCGCGAAGATGACGACTCGAGCTCGAGCTCTGGAACACCATTGTCGAAGCGCATCAAGCCCAAGCAGCCTCTTCCTGCCCCCCGACTTAAGCATCGACCATCGGACGCAAGCCAGAACTCTCGTGGAACTATAACCTCAACCTcgatgaagagcaagaacacGTCCCCAACGAAGTCTTCTCCCCTGGCATCATCGCCACCCACCAATGCCTCGGATCTGGAGAATGAGGCACCCGGTGCATCAATTGTTgcgaagaagcgcaaggtcGAAGGCTTTAGCAAGGGTGGTGTCACAAAGCGACCTGCAGCATCAAGGTTTTCTGATGATCTTGTGCAGAAGGCACAGGCCTTCAAAACTATTTTATCAAAAGTATGAGACGCTGCACCATGAGATTTCAGCGCTGGACAACCCTTCAAGCAGGAAACTGGGCCATCTGATGGAAATGAGAGACCGACTGAAaacgatgaagatggagatttACAGCGAATGTCCCCCAGAGAGGAGCTAAAAGGCGGCAATAATACGAcagaacaaggacaagataAGGTGTGGGGGTTTGATTTCAGCGGCGTACAGCATCACGACCGGATAACTTTTACAGTTGCATTTTGCATTGGGAAAACAGGATCTGCATGAACGAGCCACCTGTCGGACAGGAACGGAGCTCTCTTTGATATTTGCATcgtttttctttttctttttttgatACCACATGAGAAGACAAGATAGGCCAAACGCGGCCAGAGacaaagccaagccaaggcaGGCAGTTAGATTAGGCAAAGCAAAAGCCAAACAATACAGAAAATGTTGAATTGAAATCATGATATTCATATACACTACATTGAGTGACAAGAAACCTGGCGTTTGATTGAGAGCCTGGTCCAGTCGCGAGTAAAATCAGTCAATAGTAACAACGATAGTTCGGTACATGGGAAGATGAAGTGATACTATGACGTGAGGCGCATGTGATGGAGGTGCGTGATTTACCTCTGGATTTACCAGATTGGGCCCCAGGTTTGCTATGGTTGCTGAGAGGGTTGGTTTGGTTGGTCTTTTGAGTTTTGAGTCGGGTGGGGGCCGTATATTGTGTGTGAGCTGATCCAGGACCCTCCGAATAAAGAGGGATTAGCAAATAGCGGATGATCGTGGATGTATAGTTTAGAATGGGGCTGGTGAATCATATTGCTCGCAGCTTAGAGGACATATGTCAAGGCAGATACTGTCTGTGTAGTAATTGTAGCACGGTGCTTTATTTAGTCTTTGTGCCGTTTATGCGACTGGTCGTTTTCAAAAGGCGTTTGTTTGAATGCTGCACCGATAGACAATGAACTCTTGTATGCGACAACGCATCTTAAAGACATTGAATGAAGAAGGGTAGAATTCACCAACGCATCTATGTCCTACAGGCAAACTTGTCTTGAAGATGTATAAATATCTGCCCAGACGTGAGCATCTTGATTCTTGCtttctcatcaacttcagtctcagtctcagtctcagtctcagtctcagtctcagtctcagtcAGAGCAACAGCCATCACCCACAATGACATCCAGACGCTCCCAGTTCGTCAAAGAGGTGCGCCCTGGAGCTTACTTCCAAGAGCCAGCATACGTTTACACTGTCCACCCTGCTCAGACTCAAGATTCGTTCCGAAACGTGCCTGCTCGCACGACTGAAGACTACAGCCACATGTATCCTCCCTCTTCGACTGCAACATACGTCTTCATTCCTGCTGCTGCCGTCATCGTCGCCGTGCATCCCGGTACTCAAAGACCTGCGAAAGCGATGGTTCAACCAAAAGCTATGCTTCTTACAAGACGTTCAGCCTGCTCAGCCTATGGATCGTCTCCCACCGCGCATCGCTCTGAAGCAACTCTCGGATTTTCTTCACGAAGCTAGTATCTTCTACAACACGCAACTCATGGACTTCACACGCGAGCATCAACGGCAAGGCCACGACACCTCCAACGAAGCTCTTCGACAGTGGCTCTGGAACGACTGGACCCGATCTCGCGATAACCCTACCCGTGAGAACTTTACATCTACAAAGGCGAGCATTACACTCTTGCTTCGCCAGGTTGAAACCGCCATTGCGACACCTTGGCTAGAGAACGCAGACCTAAACGCCAGGTTCGAGTTCAGCTACAGAGCTCTTAAGAGTTCTTGTGATGAGATTGTCAGGTTGTCAGGCAAGGTCATGAGCGATTGGCAAACTTGTCGATTTCTGGCTGTCGAGCTCAAGAATGCCCGTGTTTATGCCAACCCGGAGGGACCTGTTCTGAGACAATTGTTTGTGGGGTGGGAGAAGGGCGAGCCTTGGTGATCCTAACGAGAAGAGAGGTCGTCTAAGTTGCTGGAGTTGTTTCTTTTGTCTCTTTTGTTGGATGTTTTTATGTGTTTGGTTGGAGTTTACCAGGATGAGATGTTACCTCTTGTATCCGTACAGACATTGCTAGGGCGACCAATCGGGAAGACGGTGGAGTTTGAGCTTCATAGCTCCCTTTCCCCTGGTCAATCAGCCACGTGGGCCATGCCGATCACTCATTCGAGAGTGGCTGTGGCGGTGCAATACTGCATGATGTGGCTTTAACACCAACGTTGATACGCACGAGTTATGATAGGAAGATAGACTTGACCCAATTAGATGTTAGCCAAAAATTCgcaactttttttttttttttttttttttcattGTTAACAATTTTTTCTATTTGCCGCCAGTAGACGAGACAATGTGTGGACTACAATAGCGTTCTTTTTTCCCCGGACTTCTCCTTTACCTTGGAAAAAATCCTAGTGGACAGGGACTATGTTCTAGACTCAAGGTGTCTCCGATATGCTCTGTAGCATACATAGTCTTGTGTTCTTGCTGAGGGCACATTGAACAGTTCCCTGATCAAAACTTCTGTTCtgaacttcttcctctttaattctttttttttttttttttgccACACCGACAATTTCCTTCTCACTGTGATTATTCCTCTGAGTTGACCTCACCATAACTGGCCAACAAGTGTGGAAAAGAGAGACTTAGGCTCATAATCATGGGTATCGAAGCACTCGATTTCCCCCAAATGTGGGAACGTCCCAGCTACACTCAACTAGCAGACATTCTCCAGAGTCTCGAACTTAGCCCTCCAATATGGAACCACAAGCGTCGTCGCTCTGAGATCATCGAGGAGCAAGAATCTCTCGCCAGCCAGCGCAAGGCAGAAGTCACTCGTTATCTCTCCTCTATCATCAAGAGCCCCTTATCATGGatcgacgacgatgatgagaaggaggttCTCTGGACGCAGGCAAGCAAGCGCATGTCGGAGCGGTGTGGACGCACGGCTATGGGAGAGGTTATTCGCAGATGGCCCTTTGGAGAGGGAAACGATGAGTTCGAGTTGATCATTCGAGAACCGGCGCTTACCGGAGATTCTTTGGGTTTCAAGACTTGGGGGTCTTCATACGTGCTATCACAGCATCTTCCTCGCATGGCGGAAACATCACTATTTCGATTATTCGATGAGACGTTGGGTCAACCGCGACCTGATGTCCTCGAACTCGGCTCCGGGACTGGTCTCTTGGGTCTTGCCGCAGCAGCTCTATGGAAAGTTCCCGTAGCACTCAGCGATCTTCCTAACATCGTTCCAAATCTCAGAGAGAACGTGGCCAAGAACACTGAGCTTGTCAAGTCTCGCGGGGGATCACTCACAGTTGGCGATCTCACCTGGGGAGGGAGCGAAGACGAGGTCGATCAGACCCTGTTTGGGCAACCGCATCAGTTCAAGGTATGTTTTTGCTCGTAGAGATCTGTGATTGCAGGGCGATGCTTATATGACTCTTGCTTACAAACTATGTCTAACCCCCCTGGTGACTAGATTGTCCTCGCGGCTGATCCCATGTACGACGATGAACACCCAGCGCTTCTCGCCTCAGCCATCAGCGACCACCTTGCTCTTGGCTCCGATTCACGCGCTGTCGTCATGGTCCCCCGTCGAGATGCTACCACAGAACGTCTCCTCGAGTCGTTCCGCCAGGCTATGCTTGACCTCGAAACCCCCTTGTTctgtgaagaagaggacgaacTTGCGGGGCAGGACGACTGGGCTGAGGACGATGACGCGGGCAATGTGCGGTGCTGGCTGGGTGTCTTCAGCCGTGGTGGCTCACCGCCGTCTCAAGTCGGTGATNNNNNNNNNNNNNNNNNNNNNNNNNNNNNNNNNNNNNNNNNNNNNNNNNNNNNNNNNNNNNNNNNNNNNNNNNNNNNNNNNNNNNNNNNNNNNNNNNNNNNNNNNNNNNNNTTCCCACGGCAGCCAGTGATTAATAGAGAAAGGGAGAGTCAggtgcttgaagaagaggcgaAGTTGATACAGTGGAAAATATCAGACGAACTAGACATAGACACTGAGCGAGTGAGGAAGCATAGCCACAATAGAGACCAATGATTTTATGCAAGCAATTGCACTGTTTGAGTCATGGATCTCCCGTGAACAATCAGCAGACGCTGCTTTAGGGAGGGGTTCATAAGGAGcccttttcttcctcttttacgcttctgcttcttctcttcttctccactTCTACGCTAGCACACCAcaacaccacctccaaaGCTGCTTTTCTCTACACATACAATAgattcttctttctttagGGAAGCATTGATGATTAACCTTGATATGCTTTCTTTTATCCAATTGCACAATTTCATCCACGCTCAAGCTACGTCAGGATTCAGTGCCAGTTGTTAACTGGCAACTAATCGAAGTCTACAACTCTCGAGCCCCTAATCACAGCCTGTAGCAACATCAACGACGCTGATTAACCCTCAACCGATCACTGAGTTCCTACCTACTTAAACATCAACCTCAGACATTCATTGTCTTTCTGTTTCCCCCTGAACAACAACCTTTGCTCAACCATCTATCACCTACAACCTCACAACACTCACCATCGCTGACCGCTCAGACATTTCTTGGACAGTTAGACTTTAGACTGCTCGACACTTTCAACACTTGTTCCACACCTTTGCTTCTTTGCTTACTTCTTTCAAGATGACCGGAAAACCAGTTTACAAACCTGACGAGATACGCTTTGCTTTAAGCCTTATGGAGAAAGATTTCTACAACGATGCAATATCTAACGCTTTTCGGGAACGATTCAGTCGAGCACTGACAGACAACCAGATTCGATATTTGAGGAACAAATATGGCAAGGATCCTGACTATGGGTGAGTTGTCCCGTGCCAAAAGGGTCTTGCCACTTGCTTTTGAAATTAACTAACCGATATTTGCTCGTAGAGCTCCCCTTTGCAACAAGCAATCCAGGAAACGAAAGGAACGTCAACCTGACTCTGGAGCTGGTTCTTCCGCTTCGCCGGGCTCAGAGTACGTTTCGAATACCGCCCCAATGTCCCTTTCCACGTATCTCTCTAACCTAAAAAACAGAGGATCACCGACTGAAACCAAGAGAGCTCACCAAGGGTCTTTCAAAGCTTCAGCAggaccttctcaacaccccCAATACCAGGTTGGATCCCTTCCAACGCAATCACCAGTTAAATTCGAAGACATGAAGTCTCCCAGCCTGTCTTCCGCCCCCTTGTTCCACGAAGCACCAATGGTTCAGATGGGAAATCTTCGTTCACCACCTACAAACTCCTATAGCCTCTTTTCAGGAGCACCAGCTCAGGGAGGCTTCGGGGTTATACCTCCAGCTAACCCCTGGCAAACGCAATCTAGGGCaaacttcaacaccaactttTCCCCGATTAACACTCGTTCAGGTCAACAACAGATCAAGTCACCAGAACAGGGAAGCCCTGGGGGCTGCAACGCCGCACTATACCAGACACCTCATCAGTCACCTAACGTCCAGCCTTCATATGCCTCTTATCCGAGACAGCAGCTAACAGCTAGCTCTCACGCACCAGTCTCATCTTCGCAGCAGACCGTGGTCGTAGGGGGCGGAGCCTAGGAGCCCTCCGTTACCCAACACTCACCGTCCTTTAAGATGGATATGCCCCTCTCCAACTTTTCTCAGCTTTCCGACTTTGTGTATCCCCAGCAGGCATCACCCACTGAAGAGCATAAGCAGGAGCAGGATCAGGAGCCTGAGATGGCCGGACGAGATGACGTCGCCCCGGTGTACTGTGAGGACTACTTCGAACCAGCTCAGCAAGCGGTTGAACAAAGCGAACCGCAACCCACCCAAGATCAGGATGAGGAAACTCCAGAGCAGAAAATCCCACAAGATCGCAAGCAATCTGCTGCTTCGGGCACTTCTGGCGACAGCAATGAGCACCAAGTTGCCAAATCAGGTTCCTCACACGACTCCAAGAACTAAAGTGGCAACGATGGGGATCAATGTGAACACGATCGATCCCAAGGTGCTCAATGCCACCTGGGACCTGAAGTTGTTCATCACCAAGTCGTGCTCCTGAGGTGGTGGCTGAATTGTCCCACATTGTATACTATACTTGATATAACCCAGTCCCTGGGGACTGGCGATCTTTCAAATACCCTATTCCTTCTCCGTGATAGATCCGGGCCTCTTTGTCGCTCCTGAAGGCAGTGATTCGTCTTCCTTTGTTTGACCTATCCACAGACAGGATTACACGTTTGGCGAAAAACACCAGCTGAGCGTTCTGAGAATTGTTTTCCAAGGCTGCGGACTTAATGCATATCACGAGGCGTTAAGGCCTGCCGCATGTGTTAGAGTTGATACCCAAGCTGAAATCCACAGAACTAGATAGGCAGAGACTCGGTTTGGATACCTAGTTCTTAGGCCACTTAGCATAACTAATTAAATAGCATGCACTTATCTCAATCCACTCGTGCCCTTTCAGATTCCTTAATTCCTGATGCGCCATACAATAAATCATAACATCTTGATATAAGCTTGGAGAATTGATTTATCCAAATATTTCTGGTCTTACCCTCCAGCTCTCTCATATCATCAACTCGCCCGCTAGAGCCTTCCTACAGGGTATCTCGTGCAAGTAGAAACGAACAGACCACCGCATAAACCTTTTCAGGATGTCTCTCCAATCTCTAATACAAAAATTGTGATGTGTGTGTAAGCATGCTGGCATAGAATAGTCCTTAAATCCTTGTGACCCGACTCCCAAAAACTCTTCAGTATGAAATAATAACATTAGACGTAACGTGGCATAAGTATAGGCAATTCGACGCAACCATTGCGTCGAAATAGAAGGTTATGAATATGGTTGAATAGCATGTTACACCACAATGCTG contains these protein-coding regions:
- a CDS encoding hypothetical protein (At least one base has a quality score < 10) translates to MTSSMNSLKVPESGLQLEGSTGKDASLPSQAFAVTLSDNVIEDMIKCVQNGDGIQLSLGANPTLLFGSKSHAIEPPSDSNPYDLYLTRPFESTRTAEKIPYTGSLFEKPSGATSKKLKTGKADNTTDGKPAKSSKSAQSGRDSDIEALQNGLAAHAASREKTRVVDRLPAKKAAIKSKSKLLDSTPRSIPQSPGQVSLGSLTPNPTTSQPLDRAKGDRAMLVHELAVQDRSFDYLATKWEAKVEDMEPTLRKVADDLDDNKQMVTEEEVLEETLMFGIMIMIPKNYDRKRSTTPFDNMTSRESPSSEPEWDRLLPKEGARNWARV
- a CDS encoding hypothetical protein (At least one base has a quality score < 10), whose product is MPDGGTRLERVGILRTHRPRVGGEAMSRFTSNPLSTKPMKPTAQEAQVKRLLGKSKAKTAASTASSKPASKVSSAKASPTKSRPTAARKANGGRVLSQAIISNSDTSEDDAAPMVKPKPKAVPKPAPKMRDTVVAKPRPVVREPMKQQITAKRPREDDDSSSSSGTPLSKRIKPKQPLPAPRLKHRPSDASQNSRGTITSTSMKSKNTSPTKSSPLASSPPTNASDLENEAPGASIVAKKRKVEGFSKGGVTKRPAASRFSDDLVQKAQAFKTILSKRWTTLQAGNWAI
- a CDS encoding hypothetical protein (At least one base has a quality score < 10) produces the protein MDRLPPRIALKQLSDFLHEASIFYNTQLMDFTREHQRQGHDTSNEALRQWLWNDWTRSRDNPTRENFTSTKASITLLLRQVETAIATPWLENADLNARFEFSYRALKSSCDEIVRLSGKVMSDWQTCRFLAVELKNARVYANPEGPVLRQLFVGWEKGEPW
- a CDS encoding hypothetical protein (At least one base has a quality score < 10) codes for the protein MGIEALDFPQMWERPSYTQLADILQSLELSPPIWNHKRRRSEIIEEQESLASQRKAEVTRYLSSIIKSPLSWIDDDDEKEVLWTQASKRMSERCGRTAMGEVIRRWPFGEGNDEFELIIREPALTGDSLGFKTWGSSYVLSQHLPRMAETSLFRLFDETLGQPRPDVLELGSGTGLLGLAAAALWKVPVALSDLPNIVPNLRENVAKNTELVKSRGGSLTVGDLTWGGSEDEVDQTLFGQPHQFKIVLAADPMYDDEHPALLASAISDHLALGSDSRAVVMVPRRDATTERLLESFRQAMLDLETPLFCEEEDELAGQDDWAEDDDAGNVRCWLGVFSRGGSPPSQVGDFPRQPVINRERESQVLEEEAKLIQWKISDELDIDTERVRKHSHNRDQ